TCagcaaaaataacaaaatatcgTTCCCATAGCGTTTCTTCATCTCATGAAACTGCCATCCCAAGCATTACGAATATAAATCATATAACATGGTCTGAAATTATTCAACTTGTGAAAGTATTCCCGTACAACCCCTCAAATGCAGTAATTGTGTCCATAAGATAGAAAACCAACATCCCTAAAATTCAATGAACTCAACTTGAGCATAGGTCTAAAATTTCCATTGAATtaaacaactttaacaaaaGGGTTTccctatcatcatcatcataatgTGCAGAAAACATGGTCATTCTACCGCAAAATTCCCAAAAGGCTACGATACAAGGCCTAAACACAGTAATTAACGAAAAGGGTCCTCATAAAATTGAACCAAACATCAACCAGACAAGAAAGTTTCAAACTTTACAACAGTCATAGTAATTCACCTTGAAATGAACCAACTGCTTTCTGGGTCTGTAAGCAAATCGAGCAAGGGAAGAATCGGAGAGAGCATAGGCCCTCCTAAATGGGTTTTGGTTAACAAAGAGACAAGGCTGCAGAGAATTCAGAGAGGAAGAGAACCGAAGCGAATGGAATTGTAATCGAACAACATCAGCCATTTAAACTCAGATGAAGATAGATGGGATATTCTGTTAGGGGGTTTTTGAATAAGAGAGAAAAGGGTAAAGTTACACGAGGGAgggtcagagagagagagaaagagaggaggaTGCAGAAGAAGGGTAAATAGTATCTACTGGTGGCCCATGAATATGTCATATGTGTGTGAACCAGATCGTACCAAAGTGACCGGGtttctttttcagttttttgtgTTTGCAGTAACAAAGGCTTATATTGTTGGGGCCAATTGGATATTCCGTTTGGAAATTGGATAGGGGATTCCGCCCTTATAATCCCAACATTCTAATAAACAAAGACCAAGATTTATGGAACGGTGTTGTCTTTTGAGATGAGATCGAACTGTGTATAGACGGTGAAACGATTTGGTTGATATTATCAAATTAGGAAGTCAGATGTGCTATATGAACTATGTACACTATACAGTAGTCTTTTTCAGCATTGCTTATAGATGAATTGAAAGTGTAATTAGTTGGTTGATGTTTGTCAATTATAGATGATATAAAGATCAAAACTACACCAAGTTCAGCGCCTCGAAAAGTTTTGGATGATATAGAATTATAGATGTTAGGGTCTTGGGGTTGGAGGCACTGACTTAAACAGTCCTTCATTGCAATGCCTCTATATTactaaaatttctcatttgttTATTAAGTTTCAAGTATTGTAATTATTGGATTGGTCACTGTCAACCTCTTCAACCAATTTGGCACATACTTGATCAGTGGGATATCTCCGTCGTGAGAATTACATTGATCAACGTGCTACTCACTTGAATATGCAATCACAAAACCTTCCATGAAATCTACAACAGTCCACCATCACTAAAGTGACTAAACTACTTTTCAAATCTGCAAAGATAACCACAAACAGATGATAAAGGCATTTGAAACATTTATATGAGTCCCAGAAGTCCACAGATAGAGGAGGGTTGCTCCATCTACATCACAAAGGTGTCACCAGAAACCAACACCAATAATATCAGCCACCAGGTTACTGATATTTAGTTGTAATAGGTAAGTTTATCGGCAAAATGAATTCTCTAATAATACATGTTCTCACACCATTGCTGCAAGAGAAAGGGAACTCTGACACCATTGCTGCAAGAGAAAGAGGACTCCGACAATAGCAAATGCAAGTATGGCATGCCCCATTACTAAACTGTATCATAGAGAATCAGCAATAACAGAGATTGAAAAAAGGATCATAATAAGTTGAGACATGTTTTTAAGCAAGACAGAATGTATCCATTGCAACATGATATACACGAAACATGTTCGGACAGTGTATTATTCTACCACATGATGTCCATATACAAGAAGCTCGAGTCATAACTTCAGTAGTTGTTCGGTTCTTACATCTGCTGCTCCTATGAAAGAAGCAAATAAATGGACTAATGCCATACCTAGAATCATAGACAATGCAATAAGAGCCTCAGCAGCTAAGCTTGTGGGAGCCATAATCTTCAAAATTTGTGACCTTGTAGAGCTAGCACACGAGCAAACCATTTCAAGATACTTCAATTTTCCGGACCATTGCTTGGATTTGAAGAAGCAGGCTCCATGAATTGGGAGAATGATTCTAAACACTAGGCAAAAGAATAGAATTTGGAAAAGAGTCAGATCCGTTGTTAGGCGCGCCCTGGATTTTGAGAATCTTGGTGACCAAGTTGTATATCTGGACATTTTCAAAACTAGGAACCTTGCGCCCTCTTGCAAATTGAGGACCATGGCCGATGAATATGGTCCTCATGGAAAACACAGCATTGTCATAGCCATGTGCTCCTCCGCATTCTTGCTTCTTCGAGCTCTTCTGCTCCACCTTAAACCCCTCCCCAACCAACCCTATAATCGGAGGAATCCTATCACTCGCCGCATAATGCAGCCGACTAGGAAGCTTCTCCTTGAGATACATTTTCAACTTCTTCCCATTCTTAACCTTCCCCGAACTCAAACCCGCATTCAGCTTAGCAACCACATCCGCGGTATCAACCCCTGCAGGCGGGCGAATCGCGAGCAAAGGACTATAGGACTGCACCCAACTCGCCGGTACCTGAATCCAATCCGCCAAATCATCCAAAAAAATCAACTTCTTATCACAAGTACCAACCATCCCATGATCCCCAACCATAATAATCGTCACATCCTCAAACACCCCTCTCTTCTCCAAACCCTCAATCAACCTCCCCATCATCCTATCAATATTACCAACGGCATCAGTAATCTCCGGATCATCAGGGCCAACCTGGTGCCCCTGATGATCCGGGTCCTCAAAATACAATGTCATAAAATACGGAATCTCACTACTAGGCAAATCAAAGAACCCCAAAGTCGTATCCACCCTCTCCTCAAAAGGCACAGACGAATTGTATTGCTGACAAAACTTCTCAGGACAAGTCCAAGCACCTTTCTTTACCTCAGCGCCGGGCCAGAAGTAAGTCGCAGCCTTCAAGCCGTGGCTGACCACAGTCTCCCACAGCGGCTCGCCGAGCCACCACTTGGGCTCGTGGCTGCCCATGTTGAAGAACTCTCCCGTATTGGGGTCCACAAAGTAGTTGTTGACGATTCCATGGTGGGCCGGGTAGAGACCGGTGACGATAGAGTAGTGATTTGGGAATGTTAAGGTTGGGAAGACCGGGATCAGACCGGTTTCGGCCTCGGTTCCGTTGGCGATGAGGCGGTGGATGTTAGGCGTTGGAAGCTTGAACTGGTAGCCGAAGCGGAAGCCGTCCGAGGAGACGAGGATGACGACCGGGTGGGTGAGTTTGGACAGAGGGCGGGCCGTGGAGTCGAgcgaggtggtggtggaggtggaggtgggtggggtggaggaggagggtggggggttggagaagaagaggaaggcgAAAGCGAAAGCTGCGGAGAGAGCAACGCAGGTGGTGAGTAAGAgggagatgaagatgatgGTGGGTTTGTGGGAGGAAGGGGTTGAGGGTGAAATGGTGGAGGCTGTGTtgaaagagaggagagaggcGGATGGGTTTGGGGTGTCGTCCTCTTGGGTTGGGATCGGGGAGGGTTTCACGGGTAGTGCATCGGAGCCGAGCTGGGAACCCATCTGGGAGAGACCAGTGGAGAATTAGAGGAGCTGGGAGGTGGGTTTGGGTTTGGGGTTGGATTGGGGaaggagagaaaagaaaggtGAGGCCTTTTTGAGTGAGATTCAAGGGTGAAAAGGTTGGATCTTGGTGGAACAGTTTGGTGCGAGTTTGCTTTCAGACTTTGGTGTGCAGTGGGTGGTGTGGACTTGGTTTGAGGTTGAAGCTGAGTGGGAGATGGAAGATACGACATGTCGTTTGTGTACATTGGAGGACTGCCGGCGGCTTCCTTTTTGTCACCCAAATGACCCAATAACGCAAAATGATGAGAGGAGTCTTTCTAATGAGTTGTTTTTTGAGTCCATACGGATGGAAAGCTGTCTGCAAAGGCTATACAATGAGAGTATGAGACCATACATGAGGACAGTTA
This genomic interval from Argentina anserina chromosome 1, drPotAnse1.1, whole genome shotgun sequence contains the following:
- the LOC126798922 gene encoding uncharacterized protein LOC126798922, whose translation is MGSQLGSDALPVKPSPIPTQEDDTPNPSASLLSFNTASTISPSTPSSHKPTIIFISLLLTTCVALSAAFAFAFLFFSNPPPSSSTPPTSTSTTTSLDSTARPLSKLTHPVVILVSSDGFRFGYQFKLPTPNIHRLIANGTEAETGLIPVFPTLTFPNHYSIVTGLYPAHHGIVNNYFVDPNTGEFFNMGSHEPKWWLGEPLWETVVSHGLKAATYFWPGAEVKKGAWTCPEKFCQQYNSSVPFEERVDTTLGFFDLPSSEIPYFMTLYFEDPDHQGHQVGPDDPEITDAVGNIDRMMGRLIEGLEKRGVFEDVTIIMVGDHGMVGTCDKKLIFLDDLADWIQVPASWVQSYSPLLAIRPPAGVDTADVVAKLNAGLSSGKVKNGKKLKMYLKEKLPSRLHYAASDRIPPIIGLVGEGFKVEQKSSKKQECGGAHGYDNAVFSMRTIFIGHGPQFARGRKVPSFENVQIYNLVTKILKIQGAPNNGSDSFPNSILLPSV